One genomic region from Nilaparvata lugens isolate BPH chromosome 3, ASM1435652v1, whole genome shotgun sequence encodes:
- the LOC111049626 gene encoding uncharacterized protein LOC111049626 — protein MDCCRDRTTWCQRIPDGHDENICHNVSVRKRNILNKMRVLVNNHYNDMKCEQWDTQETLNNTKGPYRIGVIKPEHQHQELIGSQLVQSCECGKRNGLQDDCRRWSCRGSPQCRTTPLPKCKPFLGQPSDRKRPAYKPPQSDCVPRPRRQKAAEKDECRHID, from the exons ATGGACTGCTGTCGAGACAGAACGACTTGGTGCCAGAGAATACCAGACGGCCATGATGAAAACATTTGCCACAATGTTTCAGTGAGGAAGAGAAATATCTTGAATAAAATGCGGGTGCTGGTCAACAATCATTATAATGA cATGAAATGCGAACAATGGGATACACAGGAAACTCTGAACAACACAAAAGGCCCGTATCGTATTGGTGTTATAAAG CCAGAACATCAGCATCAGGAGTTGATTGGCAGTCAGCTGGTGCAGAGCTGTGAGTGCGGCAAACGCAACGGACTGCAGGACGACTGTCGCCGCTGGAGCTGCCGCGGTTCGCCGCAGTGTCGCACGACGCCGCTGCCCAAGTGCAAGCCGTTTCTGGGCCAGCCTTCCGACCGCAAGCGGCCCGCATACAAGCCGCCGCAGTCCGACTGCGTTCCGCGTCCTCGCCGACAGAAAGCGGCCGAGAAAGACGAGTGTCGTCACATTGACTGA